The following proteins are co-located in the Pedobacter sp. FW305-3-2-15-E-R2A2 genome:
- a CDS encoding UpxY family transcription antiterminator — protein MKTRSLLNSNSEQNSNWYIVYTYPNYEKKTYLALLKINIPTFLPVQNVQRQWSDRKKTIAVPLFPNYLFLKIPQKEMFKVLEIYGIKKFISSLGKPVTVPDSEINSIKKMLECPSVNSEHALKNGDKVMITDGPFKDMKGVLFGTKGKERLGIKIDSLNQTISIDISKSSIQLVGV, from the coding sequence ATGAAAACAAGAAGCTTATTAAACTCCAACTCAGAACAGAATTCCAATTGGTATATTGTGTACACTTATCCGAATTATGAGAAAAAAACATATTTAGCTTTATTAAAAATTAATATTCCAACATTTCTACCTGTCCAAAATGTGCAGAGGCAGTGGAGTGATAGAAAAAAAACAATTGCAGTCCCTTTGTTTCCTAATTATCTGTTTTTGAAAATACCTCAAAAAGAAATGTTTAAGGTATTAGAGATTTATGGGATAAAGAAGTTTATTTCCAGCCTTGGAAAACCCGTGACCGTTCCTGACAGCGAAATCAATAGTATAAAAAAAATGCTGGAATGCCCGAGTGTTAATTCGGAACATGCACTAAAAAATGGAGATAAGGTCATGATTACCGACGGACCATTTAAAGATATGAAAGGTGTTTTATTTGGAACAAAAGGGAAGGAAAGATTAGGTATTAAAATTGATTCTCTAAATCAAACTATATCAATAGATATTTCAAAATCATCAATTCAACTTGTAGGAGTTTAA
- a CDS encoding AraC family transcriptional regulator: protein MKTNKKKRDGFSGEKIISLPPSLLARKKDDFFLNSLYISHIGYFPKATGHYRNRPKGCTDNILIYCTQGKGWFRIDDIKYEVSANQFFIIPATDKPLCYFSDAIDPWTIYWVHFTGNMLSSLNESFTIQNLINPRTIAFDEHRIKLWEDIYNCLKKGYSQENLTYANLSLYYFIANFLYPQKNIELTQASGQDLSDRVIEYMKNNIAAQLSIQQLASEFSYSPSHFQNLFKTRTGQSLMEYFIQLKMQRACQLLALSDLKINEIAASVGYSNAYYFSRVFHKVMGKSPTEYKNKNRYNNK, encoded by the coding sequence ATGAAAACGAACAAAAAAAAGAGGGACGGCTTCAGTGGAGAGAAAATCATTAGCCTTCCTCCATCCCTTTTGGCCCGTAAAAAAGATGATTTTTTTCTAAATTCGCTATACATCAGCCATATAGGCTATTTCCCAAAAGCTACTGGTCATTACCGCAACAGGCCTAAAGGTTGCACAGACAATATCCTTATATATTGTACACAAGGAAAAGGATGGTTCAGGATTGACGACATAAAATACGAAGTTTCAGCCAATCAATTTTTTATTATCCCGGCAACAGATAAGCCACTGTGTTACTTTTCTGATGCGATCGATCCATGGACCATTTATTGGGTTCATTTTACCGGCAATATGTTATCAAGTCTGAATGAATCCTTCACCATTCAAAATCTGATCAATCCGCGAACCATTGCTTTTGATGAACATAGAATAAAACTTTGGGAGGACATCTATAATTGCCTGAAGAAAGGTTACAGCCAGGAAAACTTAACCTATGCCAACCTGAGCTTGTATTATTTTATCGCGAACTTCTTATATCCTCAAAAAAACATTGAACTCACACAAGCTTCTGGTCAGGATTTATCTGATAGGGTGATTGAATATATGAAAAATAATATCGCCGCGCAGTTGAGCATTCAACAGCTCGCCTCTGAATTTTCCTATTCCCCTTCTCATTTTCAAAATCTATTCAAAACGAGAACAGGACAGTCGCTGATGGAATATTTTATTCAGTTAAAGATGCAGCGTGCCTGTCAATTACTTGCGCTATCAGATTTAAAGATAAATGAAATAGCGGCATCGGTTGGATATTCCAATGCGTATTATTTTTCACGTGTATTTCATAAGGTAATGGGCAAATCACCTACAGAGTATAAAAACAAGAACAGGTATAACAACAAATAA
- a CDS encoding amino acid adenylation domain-containing protein: MKNLLKKIEKNNVFVEVVDQDLKVYSSNATIDPVLINEIKERKQDLIEFLLSIDQTAFNQTFKVHIPLSDLSSDYELSSSQQRLWVLSQFGEGNSAYNIPGIYRFEGELDMAGLSHAFFALIERHEILRTVFRKNESGDVRQVVLSAEELGFSITETDLQEVADQQEHIHELVIKDFRGTFDLALGPLLRAGVYRLEADCWVFTYVMHHIISDGWSMDILIRELLAYYNAYVHGSELVLPALRIQYKDYSAWQRGELNGALLSQHRSYWQQQLSGVVPVLNLATDRPRPLIKTYNGGQVHVAFDREAVSGLSVLVQSAGATLFMGVLAAVNALLYRYSGQDDLIVGSPIAGRNHSDLEDQIGFYVNTLALRSRIGEGDSYRSLLEQTREITLGAYEHQVYPFDELVNDLRLPVDRSRNPLFDVMVVLQNKDAVQLGKDNHSPDHLNIRSYELGDNSQVSKFELSFNFTTGDDDLHLNIEYNSDLYDRDTITRMGSHLSLLLSEMVDSPEVSLSTLNYLSAAEREQLLSDFNATDAPYPADQTLVSLFKEQVLLRPSAIAVVYQEKALSYAEVDAASNRLAHYLLSAHVIGKDTLIGIRLERSEWMILVILGILKSGGAYVPIDPEYPQDRVDYIVGDSGCVLVIDSEWLSEFLLEGASFSEDEVIVERKASDLAYVIYTSGSTGLPKGVMVEHGGVINRIDWMWRYYGFSSSLVVLQKTSYTFDVSVGEIFMPLCWGAKMVLCSGGDVAVPERILHLITEHGVSYVHFVAGMLNSFMSWAFEQEDVALRLSSLTALVTSGEALSLDTVQKWYRKLSVPIYNLYGPTEASIDVTHYEPLATDQLVPIGKPISNIQIYIVERHGDLSPVGVAGEICIAGVGVARGYLNRPELSAEKFVPNPYQLAEEKLQGLNERMYLTGDQGRWLSDGNIEFLGRKDDQVKIRGYRIEPGEIENALQGYPGMVSAVVIARKGASAEQELIAYVVSGSVLVIQELRAYLGSKLPAYMVPSHYVQLDSLPLNASGKTDRKALPDPEGLGMASGVAYVAPSTETEEKLVEIWSEILELPQESIGIYHNFFDMGGHSLKMIRVASQLHRVFNIEIEMEELFNNRTIFDLSKYILRVQWVIRNVEKTDDDQYIGETII, encoded by the coding sequence ATGAAAAATTTGCTCAAAAAAATAGAAAAAAATAACGTATTCGTTGAAGTTGTTGATCAGGATCTAAAGGTGTATTCTTCCAATGCGACGATTGATCCTGTACTTATCAATGAAATAAAAGAAAGGAAGCAGGATCTTATTGAATTTTTATTATCGATAGACCAAACTGCATTTAATCAGACATTCAAAGTTCATATCCCATTATCGGATCTTTCTTCAGATTATGAATTATCTTCATCACAACAACGCCTATGGGTGTTGAGCCAGTTTGGCGAGGGGAATTCTGCTTACAATATTCCTGGTATTTATAGGTTTGAAGGTGAGCTGGATATGGCGGGTCTTTCTCATGCCTTTTTTGCACTGATTGAGCGTCATGAGATTTTGCGCACTGTTTTCCGCAAGAATGAATCCGGTGATGTTCGCCAGGTTGTTTTAAGTGCGGAGGAACTTGGTTTTAGTATTACTGAAACAGATCTGCAGGAAGTAGCAGATCAGCAGGAGCATATCCATGAGCTGGTCATAAAAGATTTCCGCGGGACATTTGACCTTGCCCTGGGGCCCTTACTTCGTGCCGGTGTTTACCGTTTAGAAGCTGACTGCTGGGTTTTCACCTATGTGATGCACCATATCATCAGCGATGGCTGGTCAATGGATATTTTAATTAGGGAATTGTTGGCGTATTATAATGCCTATGTCCATGGATCGGAGCTTGTACTTCCTGCCTTGCGTATTCAATATAAAGATTATTCCGCCTGGCAGCGTGGAGAACTTAATGGTGCTTTGTTAAGTCAGCACCGCAGTTACTGGCAGCAGCAGTTATCAGGTGTTGTCCCTGTACTGAATCTGGCCACAGACCGGCCTCGTCCGCTTATCAAGACTTATAACGGCGGACAGGTTCATGTCGCTTTTGACAGGGAGGCTGTGTCGGGTTTAAGTGTACTGGTGCAATCAGCCGGGGCTACCCTTTTTATGGGGGTACTTGCAGCGGTGAATGCCCTGCTTTACCGTTACAGTGGTCAGGATGACCTGATTGTGGGAAGCCCTATCGCCGGCCGTAACCATTCTGACCTGGAAGACCAGATTGGTTTTTATGTGAACACGCTTGCTTTACGCAGCCGCATTGGAGAGGGGGATAGTTACCGGTCACTGCTGGAGCAGACCCGGGAGATTACCCTGGGGGCTTATGAGCATCAGGTATATCCTTTTGATGAGCTGGTGAATGATCTTCGTTTGCCGGTTGACCGAAGCCGCAATCCGTTATTTGATGTGATGGTGGTTTTACAGAATAAGGATGCTGTACAGTTAGGAAAAGACAATCATAGTCCTGATCACTTAAATATAAGAAGTTATGAATTAGGCGACAACAGTCAGGTGAGTAAGTTTGAACTGAGTTTTAATTTTACAACTGGTGATGATGATTTGCATTTAAATATAGAATATAACAGTGACTTGTATGACCGGGATACGATCACGCGCATGGGCAGCCATCTGAGCTTGCTGTTGTCTGAAATGGTGGATTCGCCGGAAGTATCGCTTTCAACGCTGAACTATCTTTCCGCTGCTGAGCGTGAGCAGTTATTGTCTGATTTTAATGCTACGGATGCACCTTATCCTGCTGATCAGACGTTGGTCTCCCTGTTTAAGGAACAGGTTTTACTTCGTCCTTCTGCCATAGCAGTTGTTTATCAGGAAAAAGCGCTGAGTTATGCAGAAGTTGATGCTGCTTCAAACCGTTTGGCACATTACCTGCTATCGGCACATGTTATCGGTAAGGATACACTGATCGGAATCAGACTGGAGCGTTCGGAGTGGATGATCCTTGTGATCCTGGGTATTCTGAAATCGGGCGGGGCTTATGTTCCAATCGATCCTGAATATCCACAGGACCGGGTTGATTATATTGTTGGCGACAGTGGCTGTGTTTTGGTGATCGATTCAGAATGGTTGTCTGAGTTCCTGCTGGAGGGGGCTTCCTTTAGCGAGGATGAAGTAATTGTTGAGCGGAAGGCTTCTGACCTGGCTTATGTGATTTATACCTCGGGTTCTACCGGGCTTCCCAAAGGGGTGATGGTAGAACATGGAGGGGTCATCAACCGGATTGACTGGATGTGGCGTTATTATGGGTTTAGTTCTTCACTGGTTGTTCTTCAGAAGACAAGTTATACATTTGATGTTTCAGTGGGAGAGATCTTTATGCCTTTGTGCTGGGGTGCAAAGATGGTCCTTTGTAGTGGAGGTGATGTGGCGGTGCCGGAACGGATTCTCCACCTGATCACTGAGCATGGGGTTAGCTATGTTCATTTTGTGGCAGGCATGCTGAATAGTTTTATGTCCTGGGCATTTGAACAGGAAGATGTGGCGCTTCGTTTAAGCAGCCTGACTGCCCTGGTGACCAGTGGAGAGGCACTTAGCCTGGATACTGTACAGAAGTGGTACCGAAAGTTGTCTGTTCCCATATACAATTTATATGGTCCTACCGAGGCCTCTATTGATGTGACCCATTATGAACCCCTGGCCACTGACCAGCTGGTGCCTATCGGGAAGCCGATTTCAAATATACAGATTTACATTGTTGAGCGTCATGGTGATTTGAGTCCTGTGGGTGTTGCCGGTGAGATTTGTATCGCCGGGGTTGGCGTTGCGCGGGGTTATCTGAACCGTCCTGAGTTGAGTGCAGAGAAGTTTGTACCGAATCCTTACCAGCTTGCAGAAGAAAAGCTGCAGGGGCTGAATGAACGGATGTACCTGACCGGAGATCAGGGAAGGTGGCTTAGTGATGGGAACATTGAATTTCTGGGCCGCAAGGATGACCAGGTCAAAATCCGTGGTTACAGGATTGAGCCCGGAGAGATTGAGAACGCTTTGCAGGGGTATCCGGGGATGGTTTCTGCTGTGGTCATTGCCCGTAAAGGTGCTTCAGCAGAGCAGGAGCTGATCGCCTATGTGGTGAGTGGTTCAGTGCTGGTAATTCAGGAACTGCGTGCCTACCTGGGCAGTAAACTTCCTGCCTATATGGTCCCTTCCCATTATGTGCAGCTGGACTCATTGCCGCTGAATGCCAGTGGAAAGACCGACCGCAAGGCATTGCCTGACCCTGAGGGCCTGGGTATGGCCAGTGGGGTGGCATACGTTGCCCCGAGTACAGAGACTGAAGAAAAACTGGTAGAGATCTGGAGTGAAATTCTTGAGTTACCTCAGGAAAGTATTGGTATTTATCATAATTTCTTTGACATGGGCGGTCATAGTCTGAAGATGATCCGTGTAGCCAGCCAGCTACATAGAGTATTTAATATTGAAATTGAAATGGAAGAATTATTTAATAACAGAACAATATTTGATTTAAGTAAATATATTCTGAGAGTTCAGTGGGTAATTAGAAATGTAGAAAAAACAGATGATGACCAATATATCGGAGAAACTATCATCTAA
- a CDS encoding TonB-dependent receptor, producing MKKFYHAFRHLWVLKLLFVCCALFSFGAASAQNTISGRITSATDHSPIPGISVLVKGTSTGAISNKDGEYSIKATGDAVLIFSSVAYEQKEVPVNHQQKINVELQESSKGLGEVVVVGYGTQKRVNVTGSISTVSGKELSQTPVANLTNALAGRLSGVIGTNGNGRPGKGSTLEIRGASTLNNNSPLVVVDGIAQNDFADVNPNDIESISILKDASSAAIYGVRAANGVFLITTKRGALGQPSIAYAGSFGLQRPTQYPELMSAFDYATIKNLVLKNSGVPANDPSLYTAEQLNNFKQGIGTVDWYKETFKKNSPQTQHNLSINGGTDAIRYFASLGYVDQDGMYDKINFKRYNFRTNVDARISKTLNVGLNLEGSERFDNTAGYDANTIFNEVIQTAKIFPGAYWPDGKPVNTAGAHPVEMIRSSGYSAYQNNFFTGTFFFNQKLSFLEGLSLKGTYSITKRYNYVKWFQTPYASYDEDGQGNVTNKKVNGGNTSLDEYYTQGQASTTNLSLGYAKNFDKHDVSALILAEQFSDEGNTFNAHKEDFSTNLKDQLYASGPLNQSSTGNGILNDFRRSLMGRVNYAYSGRYLFEASFRYDGSYRFLKGKRFGLFPAASIGWRISDEPFFKNSAALKFIDNLKLRASKGVIGNDRVDAFQFQDAYSINANSGPIIGGVAQPLVNYGVDPNPNITWERQENNNIGFESSFFNSKLGLEVDYFFRTTKDILWSRTRSIPETFGRGLPSDNYAMVKSNGIELTLNHQHHLGTLEYNIRLIGSFARNKVTRIDDPANALAYQKQLGRPLGYVSGFQALGIFQSQEEADNWYGGYEFGQKAIAGDIKYEDVDKDGVITNNDQKVLTNNSTKPAVTFGFQGGLKWKGFDANFLIQGAAKRTLLLTGYARQAFRSGGATGTFQYMTDSWSPDNKDAKYPIAALSTRSINDRTSDVWIRDAAYARLKSVSLGYTFKNTFLNKYNIKNLRVYVSGYNLLTWSQIKEFDPEAETGSGSYYPQQKEVNMGVNFSF from the coding sequence ATGAAGAAATTTTATCATGCTTTCAGGCACCTGTGGGTGCTAAAGTTATTGTTTGTATGTTGTGCGCTATTTTCTTTCGGAGCGGCTTCTGCACAAAATACCATATCTGGCCGTATCACCTCAGCAACCGACCATTCTCCAATACCAGGAATCAGTGTGTTGGTAAAAGGCACATCTACGGGGGCTATCAGTAATAAAGACGGGGAATATTCCATTAAGGCAACGGGGGATGCCGTATTGATTTTTAGTTCTGTTGCCTATGAACAAAAAGAAGTTCCGGTAAACCATCAGCAAAAAATTAATGTCGAACTGCAGGAAAGTTCAAAGGGATTGGGCGAAGTGGTGGTTGTCGGCTATGGTACTCAAAAGCGGGTAAATGTGACTGGGTCCATTTCTACGGTATCGGGTAAAGAATTGTCGCAGACTCCGGTTGCAAATTTGACGAATGCCCTGGCGGGAAGATTATCCGGAGTGATCGGAACGAACGGAAATGGAAGACCAGGAAAAGGTTCTACTCTGGAAATCAGGGGCGCAAGCACATTAAACAACAATTCACCTCTGGTAGTGGTAGATGGTATTGCACAGAATGACTTTGCAGATGTAAACCCTAATGATATCGAGAGTATTTCCATATTAAAGGATGCTTCCTCTGCCGCGATTTACGGTGTCAGGGCTGCCAATGGCGTGTTTTTAATTACCACAAAACGTGGTGCACTGGGACAGCCTTCCATTGCTTATGCAGGGAGTTTTGGTCTGCAGCGACCAACGCAGTATCCGGAATTGATGTCGGCATTTGATTATGCTACGATTAAAAATCTGGTCTTAAAAAATAGTGGGGTGCCTGCAAATGATCCCTCGCTTTATACCGCGGAGCAGCTTAACAATTTTAAGCAGGGGATAGGTACGGTAGATTGGTATAAGGAAACGTTTAAAAAGAATAGCCCGCAAACACAACATAACTTATCCATAAATGGTGGAACAGATGCGATCCGGTATTTTGCGTCTTTAGGATATGTAGACCAGGATGGGATGTATGATAAAATTAATTTTAAGCGCTATAATTTTAGAACCAATGTAGACGCCAGGATCAGTAAAACACTAAATGTTGGGCTTAACCTGGAAGGGAGTGAGCGATTCGATAATACTGCGGGTTACGATGCTAATACGATTTTTAACGAGGTCATTCAAACTGCTAAAATATTTCCGGGAGCTTATTGGCCGGATGGTAAACCGGTGAATACTGCTGGCGCACATCCTGTTGAAATGATCCGCTCGAGTGGCTACAGTGCTTATCAGAATAACTTTTTCACAGGAACTTTCTTTTTTAATCAGAAGTTGTCTTTTTTAGAGGGATTATCCCTGAAAGGAACTTATTCCATTACCAAGAGATACAATTATGTGAAGTGGTTCCAAACACCTTATGCTTCCTATGATGAAGATGGACAGGGAAATGTGACCAATAAAAAGGTAAATGGTGGAAATACATCTCTTGATGAATACTATACCCAAGGTCAGGCGAGTACGACGAACCTTTCCTTAGGCTATGCGAAAAATTTCGATAAACATGACGTTAGCGCGCTGATTCTGGCGGAACAGTTTTCTGACGAAGGAAATACGTTTAATGCACATAAGGAGGATTTTTCTACCAATCTGAAGGATCAGCTTTATGCCAGCGGTCCGCTAAACCAGAGTTCTACAGGGAATGGCATCTTAAATGATTTTAGAAGAAGTTTGATGGGAAGGGTAAATTATGCTTACTCGGGCAGGTATTTATTTGAAGCATCTTTTCGATATGACGGATCGTACAGATTCCTAAAAGGCAAGCGTTTTGGATTGTTTCCGGCTGCTTCAATAGGATGGCGTATTTCTGATGAACCTTTCTTTAAAAATTCAGCAGCGCTTAAGTTTATTGATAACTTAAAATTACGGGCTTCAAAAGGGGTGATTGGGAATGATAGGGTAGATGCCTTTCAATTTCAGGATGCATATTCCATCAATGCCAATAGCGGGCCCATTATTGGCGGAGTTGCACAGCCTCTTGTTAACTATGGTGTAGATCCAAATCCAAACATTACCTGGGAACGCCAGGAAAATAATAACATTGGTTTTGAATCTTCTTTCTTTAATTCAAAGCTGGGACTGGAAGTAGATTATTTCTTCCGTACCACCAAAGATATTTTATGGAGCAGAACACGGTCAATACCTGAAACATTTGGCAGAGGTCTGCCTTCAGACAACTATGCCATGGTAAAAAGCAATGGAATTGAACTTACGCTTAATCACCAGCATCATCTAGGTACCCTGGAATATAATATACGGCTGATAGGAAGTTTTGCCAGAAATAAGGTGACTCGTATAGATGATCCGGCGAATGCACTTGCGTATCAAAAACAGCTTGGCCGTCCGCTTGGATATGTTTCCGGCTTTCAGGCACTGGGTATTTTTCAAAGTCAGGAAGAGGCAGATAACTGGTACGGAGGCTATGAATTTGGCCAGAAAGCGATTGCCGGCGACATTAAATATGAAGACGTGGACAAGGATGGTGTAATTACAAATAATGATCAAAAAGTGTTGACCAATAACAGCACCAAACCTGCAGTTACCTTCGGTTTTCAGGGTGGGTTAAAATGGAAGGGCTTTGACGCAAACTTTTTGATTCAGGGGGCTGCGAAACGTACGCTACTCCTGACAGGATATGCCAGACAGGCTTTCAGAAGTGGCGGGGCAACCGGAACTTTTCAGTACATGACCGATTCCTGGTCGCCGGATAACAAAGATGCCAAATATCCGATCGCAGCGCTTTCCACCAGATCTATTAACGACAGGACCTCTGATGTCTGGATAAGAGACGCAGCTTATGCCCGTTTAAAGTCCGTAAGCCTGGGTTACACCTTTAAAAACACCTTCCTGAATAAGTATAATATTAAAAATTTGAGGGTATATGTTTCTGGTTATAACCTTTTAACCTGGAGCCAGATTAAAGAATTTGACCCTGAAGCGGAAACCGGTAGTGGCAGTTATTATCCTCAGCAGAAGGAAGTGAACATGGGTGTTAATTTTTCATTTTAA
- a CDS encoding DUF6734 family protein codes for MKIVQSQWTKPGKKNDQLSADDNKGGWIEKKYNYFSWALSVLQLKKYYNNIELVTDKAGYDLLINKLELPYDSVKTVLDELNVYPEELFMMGKVYAYSIQDEPFIHVDSDVFIWDKFDSKLENSPLICQSKEDEEFYNQHYFEIFYPMLKNFDFCPPYLEKSMIKNGRIVAVNAGIIGGQDFEFYKNYKNQVFEFVERNVAHFEKVELKKTNIVFEQFLFHAMAEEQLMDINYLSLGNYTFLSDILDFTGVPEKIKYMHLYAGHKKVKLYLDGLEYRLQKDHPAYYYKIINLLKTNQI; via the coding sequence ATGAAGATCGTACAAAGCCAATGGACAAAACCTGGTAAAAAGAATGATCAATTGTCTGCTGATGATAACAAGGGTGGATGGATTGAAAAGAAATACAATTATTTTAGTTGGGCACTCAGTGTTTTACAATTAAAGAAATATTATAATAATATTGAACTGGTTACAGATAAGGCAGGCTATGATCTGTTAATTAATAAACTAGAATTGCCTTATGACAGCGTGAAAACAGTACTGGATGAATTAAACGTATATCCGGAAGAGTTATTTATGATGGGTAAAGTTTATGCCTATAGTATACAGGATGAACCTTTCATTCATGTAGATTCCGACGTTTTTATATGGGATAAGTTTGACTCAAAACTGGAAAATTCACCTTTAATATGCCAAAGTAAAGAAGATGAAGAGTTTTATAATCAGCATTACTTTGAAATTTTCTATCCGATGCTGAAGAATTTTGATTTTTGTCCACCATATCTTGAAAAATCAATGATAAAAAATGGAAGAATTGTAGCCGTAAATGCTGGTATTATCGGAGGTCAGGATTTTGAGTTTTACAAAAATTATAAGAACCAGGTGTTTGAATTTGTGGAAAGAAACGTAGCTCATTTTGAAAAAGTAGAACTCAAAAAGACAAATATAGTCTTTGAACAGTTTTTATTCCATGCTATGGCAGAAGAACAATTAATGGATATTAATTATCTGAGTTTAGGGAATTATACTTTTTTAAGTGATATTCTTGACTTTACAGGGGTACCAGAGAAAATAAAATATATGCATTTATATGCAGGACACAAAAAAGTAAAGCTTTATCTGGACGGCCTTGAATACCGTCTTCAAAAAGACCATCCGGCTTATTATTATAAAATAATTAATCTTCTTAAAACCAATCAAATATAA
- a CDS encoding lanthionine synthetase LanC family protein, with translation MLIQEPLINSQVITLAKDYGDQLISTLNNLKSNLQKDSISVFCNGNPECIDSGISGNLLYLLELYKALNDTVYLDVVDEWIEILLNYIDENPTNDYSLYTGRGGFVYLLIQRNSITQDKKLLDECLRIIVPVNQWYLNSEFTTDYFYDGRAGTMLVLIDLYQITREKFLLDYIDAFLNKIIANAKITRNGIFWDAAYEYNLKSSCSFAYGAAGIKYVFKQLNNFCNNEGLAFVINGIDQYSNSCWIENNNNWGDYSREILNAVSLNECKHLHLTGDADLLTPRDKWSWAYGTIGNLGILESAVQNDIILADILNRKISDFNAEPISLFDGLAGLGLFIHNLPDTSDTINEKLEEIKKTVLSKSIEIETSQGLLHGALGGMYFILKSLRPSDQSQDVLNYSLTRFSKEFKFNISLDLLDLFKQCLVKLYPRTISLSNIISPNALSIFLKKSSISDSTDLLSKMPGFITSYLKSTVSPAIYERVFDVFLLETQKVDMLNNEKRSSLQIYLDSLLFQDRILTVLNKPDDWLLMQTVCIADSVKFIRSRWMWSSDRTFSALDKELVKAKEFSNLKDPEGEFNYFFQIFETREVDEASLAPGFDIIMKSFLKPKPLKQVILDVKSYIKNLPEEKWKRLAPPQLNHKKISSINDFLDDVDWIVLKQVKPLIYRDILKIC, from the coding sequence ATGCTAATACAGGAACCCTTGATAAATTCGCAGGTAATTACACTTGCTAAAGATTATGGAGATCAATTAATTAGTACGCTGAATAATCTTAAATCAAATTTGCAAAAAGACAGTATATCTGTTTTTTGTAATGGAAATCCGGAGTGTATAGATTCAGGAATTAGTGGAAATCTACTATACCTATTGGAACTTTATAAAGCGTTGAATGATACCGTATATCTGGATGTGGTGGATGAATGGATAGAAATCTTATTGAATTATATTGATGAAAATCCAACAAACGACTATTCATTATATACAGGCAGAGGTGGATTCGTCTATTTACTAATTCAGCGAAATTCAATAACTCAGGACAAGAAGCTGCTTGATGAATGCCTACGGATAATTGTACCAGTAAATCAATGGTATTTAAATTCGGAGTTCACAACAGATTATTTTTATGATGGCAGAGCTGGGACAATGCTTGTCCTGATTGATTTATATCAAATTACAAGAGAAAAATTTCTGCTAGATTATATTGATGCTTTTCTGAATAAGATAATAGCTAATGCTAAAATCACCCGAAATGGTATATTCTGGGATGCTGCATATGAGTATAATTTAAAGTCATCTTGTAGTTTTGCTTATGGGGCAGCGGGAATTAAATACGTCTTTAAACAGCTTAATAATTTTTGTAATAATGAAGGTTTAGCATTTGTAATCAATGGTATAGATCAATACAGTAATAGCTGTTGGATTGAGAATAATAATAATTGGGGTGATTATAGCAGAGAAATTTTGAATGCGGTATCTCTTAATGAATGTAAGCATTTACATTTAACCGGAGACGCTGATCTCTTAACTCCAAGGGACAAGTGGTCTTGGGCATACGGGACAATTGGTAACCTTGGGATATTAGAGTCGGCTGTTCAAAATGATATCATACTTGCTGACATATTGAATCGAAAAATTTCAGACTTTAATGCAGAACCGATAAGTTTATTTGATGGACTAGCGGGACTGGGTTTGTTTATTCACAATTTGCCTGATACATCAGATACGATAAATGAAAAACTGGAGGAAATTAAGAAAACTGTTCTAAGTAAATCAATTGAAATAGAAACTTCTCAGGGACTCCTTCATGGTGCCTTAGGTGGAATGTATTTTATATTAAAATCACTCAGGCCTTCAGATCAGTCTCAGGATGTATTGAATTATTCTTTAACAAGGTTTTCAAAAGAGTTCAAATTTAATATTTCTCTGGATCTTTTAGATCTTTTTAAACAATGCCTGGTGAAGTTGTATCCAAGGACTATTTCGCTTTCAAATATAATTTCTCCAAATGCTTTGTCAATATTTTTGAAGAAGAGCTCCATATCCGACAGTACAGATTTATTATCAAAAATGCCAGGTTTTATTACTTCTTATCTTAAATCAACAGTATCTCCCGCAATTTATGAAAGAGTATTTGACGTGTTTCTGCTGGAAACTCAAAAGGTAGATATGCTCAATAATGAAAAGAGGTCCAGTTTACAGATTTATTTAGATAGTTTACTTTTTCAGGATAGAATTCTAACTGTTTTAAATAAACCCGATGATTGGCTTTTAATGCAAACGGTGTGTATTGCTGATTCAGTCAAATTTATTAGATCCAGGTGGATGTGGTCTTCTGATAGAACTTTCAGTGCCCTTGATAAAGAACTGGTTAAGGCAAAAGAGTTTTCAAACTTAAAAGATCCTGAAGGAGAGTTTAATTATTTCTTTCAAATCTTTGAAACCCGGGAGGTCGATGAGGCTTCTTTAGCTCCCGGGTTTGATATTATAATGAAATCTTTTTTAAAACCTAAACCATTAAAACAGGTCATTCTGGATGTTAAAAGCTACATTAAGAACTTACCGGAAGAAAAATGGAAACGTCTGGCACCTCCACAATTGAACCATAAAAAAATATCAAGCATTAATGATTTTCTAGATGATGTAGATTGGATTGTGCTTAAACAAGTTAAACCGCTCATATATAGAGATATATTAAAGATTTGTTAG